The following nucleotide sequence is from Psychroflexus torquis ATCC 700755.
CTTAACACTCATTTTTTTAAATTTTTACAAATATATAGAGAATTCCTAAGGCTGATTTTAATTTTTAGTGAATTTGGCAGCCACCCAGTTGTCTTTTATCTGATTCTTAACGAATGTCAACTCTTGTTTCGTTGCTTCTTCCTTTATTAAATCTAGGTCTTCATTATAAAACCCACTAAAATAGATCACACCTTCAGATTCAAGGTGAGAAGAATATATTGACATGTCTCTTAATAAAATGTTTCTATTGATGTTCGCTAAAATGAGATCATACTCCTTCTCAATTTTTTCTGCTCCTCCTAACAGGACATTTCCTTTACACGAGTTTCTTTCTAGGTTTTCTTCAGCATTTTCTACGCACCAAGTATCTATATCTATATAATCTACAGATTGTGCTCCTTGTATATCTGCTAATATGCCCAACACACCAGTGCCACATCCCATGTCTAAAACACGTTTGCCTTTGCAATCTTCTTCCAAGAGCATTTTAGAAATTTGATAAGTCGTTGCATGATGTCCAGTACCAAAAGACATTTTAGGCATTATGATAATATCAATTTCAGATTCTGTTTTAGGATGAAAAGGAGCTCTTATCGTACACCGTGTATCGATATGAATAGAATGGAAGTTTTTTTCCCATTCTTCATTCCAATTCACTTGAGGAATTGACGTTTTAGTATACGATATTTTAAATTCATCAGATTTTAAAATAAATAAACTCTCTACTAAATCGTCTTTATCTTTAGATTCCTCGATATAAGCAAGAAGACCACTTTCGTGATCTTCAAAACTTTCAAAAGGAAGCTCACCCAGCTCAGCTAGAATAATATCTCTACCAGGTTGGAGCGGGAGAACTTTAAAATTATATTCTATATATGTCATATTAGAAAGACATTACAATTTCTGCAAAACTATCTGCATCTAGAGAGGCACCCCCTATAAGCCCACCATCAACATCTTTTTTAGCAAAAATTTCTTTAGCATTATTTGGTTTGACACTTCCTCCATAAAGGATAGAGGTTTGATCGGCAATCTCTTGGCTGTATTGTTTAGCTAAAATCTTGCGGATGTGTTCATGAATCTCTTGGGCTTGTTCTGGAGAAGCTGTTTCTCCTGTTCCAATGGCCCAGACGGGTTCATAAGCAATCACTACATCTTTCATTTCTGAAGCGTCAATATGAAAAAGACCATTCTTCAATTGTTCTTCTACCACTTCAAAATGTTTGTCAGCTTTTCTTTTCTCTAGGTCTTCACCGATACAGAACATCACTTTAAGGTCATGCTTCAGAGCGGCAGTCACCTTTTTTGCAAGTAAATCATCGCTTTCTTCATAGATGGCTCTTCGCTCACTATGTCCAATGATAGCGTATTCTACACCAACACTTTTCAGCATACTAGGAGAGATTTCTCCTGTATAAGCGCCTTTGTCGTTTTCATTGATGTTTTGAGATGAAATCTTTATTGAAGAATTTTCTAAGGTCTTGTGAGCCGCATACAAGTTGGTGAAGGGTGGTGCAACAATAACTTCTGCGTTAGATTTAGAAAAATCTTTTTGTTTTAAAGCATTCAAAAGATGTTGTGATTCATCTAAATCACAATTCATTTTCCAGTTTCCTGCTACAATTTGAGTTCTCATAGGTATATTTTTAAGTAATTCTTGGGTCTAATAATTTATATATGATGTCTACGAATATATTAATAATGATAAAAACGATAGCTATAGTTAACACAGCTCCCATTATAATTGGCAAATCTAAGGTATTTAAAGCATCAACAATTTCTTTTCCTAATCCATTCCATCCAAAGATGTATTCTACAAAAACAGCTCCTGCAAGCATAGAAGCAAACCATCCAGAAATAGCAGTTATAACAGGGTTAAGGGCGTTTTTAAGACTATGTCCTACAATTATAGAATAAGTATTTAAGCCTTTTGCCTTTGCAGTTCTAATATAGTCTTGTTGAAATACTTCTAAAAGTGAACTCCGCATAAGCTGAACTACAACTGCTAACGGACGAATACCTAGTACCAGAGAGGGAAGAATTAGATTTTTGAAATGCAAACGCTTTTCTTCTCCAAAATCATCCAATTCATACAGATTTCCTGTCATGTTGAGACCTGTGTACTCTCGAAGTACAAAACCAAAAAGCCAAGCCGCAAGAATAGCACTAAAAAAAGAAGGTAAACTCATTCCAAGAGTGCTTAAGACTTGTATGCCCTTATCGATCCAAGTATCCTTTTGAAGGGCAGAAATAATCCCTAAGAAAATACCAATTAACAAAGCCACTATGATCGACGATATAGCCAAAATCGCTGTATTGGGCAAAGTTTGCTTAATAATATCGATGACATCTTGGTCTTGTCGTTGAAATGAAGTTCTTAGGTATGGATATTTAAAATACAAACTTCCTGTGGAGATGTTCAGTAATTTTACCCCGGAATATTTATCATCCTCAAAGTAAGTGAAATCTGAAGTTTCCTGACTATGCCAAGATAATGGAGACAAATCGTTGAGATAGAATAGATATTGCTGACTTATAGGCTTATCGAACCCATATTTTTCTTTTTGTTTCTGAAGTTGTTCTTGGGTTTCATTTTGCCCTAACATCATTTGTGCAGGGTCTCCAGGTAAAACGCTAAATAAAAAAAAGATGACAGTTACAACCCCAAAAATAGTTAAAAGAGCATAGCCCACCTTTTGAAAAATTAATTTTAGCACGTTTTAGAAATTTTAAAAATCATCTGCATCGTTCCAACTTAGCTTGTCTACGATAGTTCCTTTTTCAATATTGACTAAACCTGGACTTGCTCTTATAATAGTTTTAATAGCGGTTTCATCAGCAAAATAGAAATCAAAATCAAGAGCGTATTCAGATTTAAATTTAGAAATAGCTGAAGGGCCAGAAGCTGTTAATCCTATTATTTTATAATTTTCAGCTTTAGCCTTTG
It contains:
- the prmA gene encoding 50S ribosomal protein L11 methyltransferase, translating into MTYIEYNFKVLPLQPGRDIILAELGELPFESFEDHESGLLAYIEESKDKDDLVESLFILKSDEFKISYTKTSIPQVNWNEEWEKNFHSIHIDTRCTIRAPFHPKTESEIDIIIMPKMSFGTGHHATTYQISKMLLEEDCKGKRVLDMGCGTGVLGILADIQGAQSVDYIDIDTWCVENAEENLERNSCKGNVLLGGAEKIEKEYDLILANINRNILLRDMSIYSSHLESEGVIYFSGFYNEDLDLIKEEATKQELTFVKNQIKDNWVAAKFTKN
- the tpiA gene encoding triose-phosphate isomerase, with translation MRTQIVAGNWKMNCDLDESQHLLNALKQKDFSKSNAEVIVAPPFTNLYAAHKTLENSSIKISSQNINENDKGAYTGEISPSMLKSVGVEYAIIGHSERRAIYEESDDLLAKKVTAALKHDLKVMFCIGEDLEKRKADKHFEVVEEQLKNGLFHIDASEMKDVVIAYEPVWAIGTGETASPEQAQEIHEHIRKILAKQYSQEIADQTSILYGGSVKPNNAKEIFAKKDVDGGLIGGASLDADSFAEIVMSF
- a CDS encoding ABC transporter permease, translating into MLKLIFQKVGYALLTIFGVVTVIFFLFSVLPGDPAQMMLGQNETQEQLQKQKEKYGFDKPISQQYLFYLNDLSPLSWHSQETSDFTYFEDDKYSGVKLLNISTGSLYFKYPYLRTSFQRQDQDVIDIIKQTLPNTAILAISSIIVALLIGIFLGIISALQKDTWIDKGIQVLSTLGMSLPSFFSAILAAWLFGFVLREYTGLNMTGNLYELDDFGEEKRLHFKNLILPSLVLGIRPLAVVVQLMRSSLLEVFQQDYIRTAKAKGLNTYSIIVGHSLKNALNPVITAISGWFASMLAGAVFVEYIFGWNGLGKEIVDALNTLDLPIIMGAVLTIAIVFIIINIFVDIIYKLLDPRIT